A window from Rhizosphaericola mali encodes these proteins:
- the istB gene encoding IS21-like element helper ATPase IstB produces MNTNKECLDKMSSMHLSGMASAFKSYIEQDGSSGPGYTQDELIHFLIQSEWEDRRYRAQQRSIRNAGFRYSAQPEQLDYQGDRGLDRNLVQRLLEGSFIDQASDVFITGSTGTGKSFLASAIGYQACILGYKVYYATTSKLMAQLKVAKAEGSHLKELARIEKAQLFILDDFGVQPLDGAARNLLLDIIEDRHGKRSTMITSQLPVAKWHDIIGEKTVADAILDRIVHQAIRIELYGESLRKKKRIQP; encoded by the coding sequence ATGAACACAAACAAAGAATGCCTAGACAAAATGAGCAGCATGCACCTCAGTGGCATGGCCAGTGCTTTTAAATCCTATATCGAACAGGATGGCTCCAGTGGTCCAGGTTATACGCAGGATGAGTTGATCCATTTTCTCATACAATCGGAATGGGAGGATCGCAGATACCGGGCACAACAACGATCCATACGTAATGCAGGCTTTCGCTATAGTGCCCAACCAGAACAACTGGACTATCAAGGAGATCGTGGCTTGGATCGTAATCTCGTACAAAGACTATTAGAAGGTAGTTTTATCGATCAGGCGAGCGATGTTTTTATTACCGGTAGTACTGGTACGGGAAAAAGCTTTCTTGCTTCCGCCATTGGATATCAAGCTTGTATACTGGGATACAAAGTCTATTACGCCACTACTTCCAAATTAATGGCACAACTAAAAGTTGCCAAAGCCGAAGGTTCCCATTTAAAGGAACTTGCCAGAATAGAAAAGGCGCAGCTTTTCATTTTAGATGATTTTGGTGTGCAACCACTGGACGGAGCAGCAAGGAATCTCCTGTTGGACATCATTGAGGATCGACATGGTAAAAGATCTACAATGATAACCTCTCAATTACCTGTGGCAAAATGGCACGATATCATTGGCGAGAAAACGGTAGCGGATGCAATTTTGGATAGAATCGTACACCAAGCGATACGTATCGAACTATATGGTGAATCCTTGAGAAAGAAAAAGAGAATACAGCCGTAA
- the istA gene encoding IS21 family transposase has translation MANRTIEMYKIRQLIRLSLEGRGSKYISAAVGISRNTVKKYLTLLRGSGYDATQLSAMSDEQLLSLLGVAQRPQWSPSQRSKALEPLLADYVRQLRKNRGVTKWMLYEQYRQLHPNGYKSSRFMDYLNLYMGKIRPSLRVVHKAGDKMYIDFTGKKLYLTDPDTGAITAVEVFVAILGCSQLTYVKAVASQKKEDFIDACESALHYFGGVPQAVVPDNLKSAVSKPGRYESKVNESFAAFAAHYGTHVFPTRVYSPKDKALVEGAVKLVYTSIFTQIDKSVYHSLNDLNEAIALHLERHNNHPMTAGLPSRREQFETLEKDTLQPLNAYRYDPLDSRITTVGKNGYVALDYHYYSVPYKYIGKKIKLLYSSTRVELFIGSELICQHARSYQKEKYVQDPAHLASWQSGAASMWDPTAFLQQAEEISEEVNFYLEKVLARPEYPDKNLRACQGILNIGRKVGASRLVNACKRAHEYGIYNYGIIEKILKSKADFMDEDTPQNLPDSSMPDHDNIRGGKYYQ, from the coding sequence ATGGCAAACAGAACAATAGAAATGTACAAGATTAGACAATTGATACGCCTATCACTTGAAGGCAGGGGAAGTAAATATATAAGTGCCGCCGTAGGTATATCTCGCAATACGGTTAAGAAGTATCTAACATTACTGCGTGGTAGTGGCTATGATGCCACACAATTATCCGCGATGAGCGATGAACAGTTGCTGTCCCTATTGGGTGTAGCTCAGCGACCACAGTGGAGTCCCAGCCAGCGCAGCAAGGCGCTCGAGCCCTTATTGGCAGACTATGTCCGTCAACTACGCAAAAACAGAGGCGTAACCAAATGGATGTTGTATGAGCAGTACAGACAACTTCATCCAAATGGTTATAAATCTTCTCGTTTTATGGATTATCTCAATTTATACATGGGTAAGATCCGTCCATCACTTCGGGTGGTACATAAGGCGGGCGATAAAATGTATATTGATTTTACGGGTAAAAAGCTCTATCTCACAGACCCTGATACAGGAGCCATTACTGCGGTAGAGGTATTTGTGGCGATATTGGGCTGTAGCCAATTGACCTATGTAAAGGCGGTGGCTAGCCAGAAGAAAGAAGATTTTATAGATGCCTGTGAGTCGGCACTCCATTATTTTGGTGGCGTACCCCAAGCGGTTGTCCCAGACAATCTAAAGTCTGCCGTCAGTAAACCGGGGCGTTATGAGTCCAAGGTCAATGAAAGCTTTGCTGCGTTTGCTGCCCATTATGGAACGCATGTATTCCCCACCAGAGTGTACAGTCCCAAAGACAAAGCTTTGGTGGAAGGAGCCGTAAAACTGGTTTACACTTCCATATTTACCCAAATAGACAAAAGCGTATATCACAGCTTGAACGACCTCAATGAAGCTATTGCTCTTCATTTGGAAAGGCATAATAATCATCCGATGACTGCTGGATTACCCAGTCGCAGGGAGCAATTTGAGACTTTGGAAAAAGATACTTTACAACCCTTAAACGCATACCGATACGATCCTTTGGATAGCCGTATTACCACCGTAGGTAAAAATGGATACGTGGCACTGGACTATCATTATTACAGCGTTCCCTATAAATACATCGGTAAAAAAATAAAGCTCCTCTATAGTAGTACCCGCGTAGAACTCTTTATAGGAAGTGAACTTATCTGTCAGCATGCACGCAGTTACCAAAAAGAAAAATACGTACAAGACCCTGCCCACTTGGCCAGTTGGCAATCGGGGGCAGCTTCCATGTGGGATCCTACCGCTTTTTTACAGCAAGCCGAGGAAATCTCCGAAGAAGTGAATTTCTATCTGGAAAAAGTATTGGCGCGGCCGGAATACCCCGACAAGAACCTACGTGCTTGCCAAGGGATATTGAATATCGGCAGAAAAGTAGGAGCTTCCAGACTGGTTAATGCTTGTAAAAGAGCTCATGAATACGGCATCTATAACTATGGTATTATAGAAAAAATACTGAAGTCCAAGGCGGACTTTATGGACGAAGATACACCACAGAACCTACCAGACTCGTCCATGCCAGATCACGACAATATACGCGGTGGAAAGTATTATCAATAG